TCGCAGTATCCATATAACTGCTTTAACTATGATGGAGACGGCTACCCATCCAGCAGCACGGATGAAGACAAGAAAATCGGCCGACCGGCTTACAGGTATGGTGCTTGTGTTTGGAAATATTCaaactttattattattcttttttatttgtatgtatatatagcCTATTATTCATGTTCATGTTTTCCCAttcttattttaattattaGCCTAATTTCACAAATAATAACATATCAATGCTATAAAAACATTTGGACTGGATAATATATGACTTAATTTATTAGATCAAAGTTAACAATTTAGTGCAATACCTAATTCTACTGAATTAGAATATGTATTTTACAAAACTTTATTCTATATCATAATTTGATTTCGCATGccttttaaaacattttgacatttaaGGGAAAGGCTATTCCCATTGTACTGTAAACAGTTATTCTCTCTAGAATTAATGGGAAAATAATACCCATCGAATGTAAACTcatgaattataaaagtgttttGTTTGAGGGACAATAATAATATTCTCACAGACAGCCAGAAAATGGACCCTGTCTGGTGATTACGCATAATTTATTGCACTGCTGTCTTAATGCCCTTAAAACAAAcaatctctcttactctctcccaGTAACATAAAGTAATGATTAAAATCCCATAAAGGCGATAAAAGATTTTTAAAAACGATTCAGtgttgaatgtgtctgtgttccagctACATAGCCCTCATTGCCATGGCAATCCAGCAGAGCCCGGACCAGCGAGTCACTCTGTCTGGGATCTACGAGTTTATCATGAGGCGCTTCCCCTTCTACCGGTCCAACCAGCGGGCCTGGCAGAACTCCATACGGCACAACCTCTCCCTCAACAGCTGCTTCATCAAGGTACAGCCCTGTACCTGTCACAATGTTTCAATTATTTTAACATCCTCGGAGGGTCCATAAATGCAAGTGGAGGTGTTTGAAAATTGAGAAATATATCCTTATATCTGTTCTTATATTTAAGATGTTCTGTTTTATAGCAACAGCAAATAAAGATGGATTTAAGCCTGTGAAGGATGTTAAATAATTACCAAATGTCAGACTGTGATCCTGTATGTTAGTCCTACGTGTAATATTACCACACTGTTGACAATGCTTGCATGAAGATAATATAGGGGTTGGAAATGAACAGTACAGTGGGTCCAGGACAGTGTTCAGtactcattgtgtgtgtgcattcccaGGTTCCAAGAACAGAGGGGAACGAGAAGGGGAAAGGGAACTACTGGAGTTTCGCGGCGGGCTGCGAGTCCATGCTGGACCTGTTTGAGAACGGAAACTTCCGCCGCCGGCGCCGTCGACGCAACATGAAGATGGGCTTCCGGGATTCGGGCGAGTCGTTTCTCCGCgttgacaacaacaacagcagtgaCCGTATCAGCAACAATCAGCATGGACCCTCAGGCCGGCGTTCTGACGCTGACTCATCCCCTTGCCCTTTGACCCCCAGCCACAGACCCACTCAGCCACAGATCCAGCTCAACCCAAACCAGGCCCACCAGAATAACAAACCAGAATCTGAGATCAAGTTTAGCATCGATTACATCCTGTCCACTCcggcccctcctcttcctgggttcagaccccctcctcccgcccccaTACATGCTCTGGAGCCCCAGCACCTCAACCTGCATTTCTGGACCCTTTGAGGATGTTCTAGAAGGAAAGGAAAGTTCTAGAACAGACCCTATTGCTCTGTGTCTAAAATGGGAAAATGAAGGACATCCAAAGACAGTTAATAGTACAAGAGTTGTATTGACTACAAAGAGATGGACTGTGAAgaggtacagtacagtgttcTTTTCTGGATCTTTGCTGTGCATGCAGTGGGCCAGTCCATCATGCATTCATGTACAGTCACTCACACAACTAACTTGAAATGTGTACATTCCAACACTTGTGATAATCCACTGTGTCCTGTGCTAGATTAGCTTTACTGTATTGGAAAGAAATCGTGTTTTATAAATACTAGGATCTACACTAAGGAGCTTGGAGGCCATGTATTGGAAAGAAATCGTGTTTTATAAAAACTAGGATCTACACTAAGGAGCTTGGAGGCCATTTATTATCAGTCAGACCACTTTTTCTCCAATAATGCTTATCTTTTCTATTGACCTTTTCAAACCAGTTAGAAGGCCACAGTCCACCCAACCCAGACAGCCCTATTCTGATATCATTCATAAAGGTAAGAGTTTAACACTCACAAACTAGGGACCTGTTAACATTTATTTCCCTCACAAAGGATATCAATCATCGGCTGTTTCTCTGCTGTTTGAAGTAGACATATTTCAATTTAACCTTTATATTATGCCGTGACTACATCAGGACGCCTCTCAACACGCTGTAACATGAGTGGCATTTAATATAGCATTACACTTGCAAGGTGAAGCCAAGATGTGACCCTATTCAAATACGCAGGGACCTGCCGCCATAACAGCACTACCCCCTCAACGTAATTATAATTAAACACACCTTATGCCTCCTTGTAAATCTGCTGATCGATCGGCAGTGTTAATGTTGCTACTTGAActgccccccagcctccttTTGGCTCAGCGCTGCCTTTATGGATCAGCAAGTTTCCATTAACGGAGCCAGTGACGGCGCCTGGAATGCCGCCGTTCCAAGTCGCTCTGCCTGGCCGTGGATATATTTGGGTAAATTAACTTAGCATAAAATGCTGGGAGGCTGCAGGGGTCTCTTTAAGACACTGGAAGAAAAGGCAAAAGGCAAGCATGCAGGTTTAAAAGTCAATGCACATACAGTATTATTATGGTGTTGTCAGTGAATGCTGTCATTATGTAGCTGCTGGCTAAAGTAACTTGTACCTGTGAATGGCCTCTATTAAAGTACTCATCCAAATCCCAAACCTTGATTTCGCAGTAATTTTCATTCAGTTTGAggctaaaatatttttttcaagccATTGCAGAAATCATTTATGATACTAGCAAATAAGGAAGAATAAAATACATGCATAGTAGTGATACTTGATAACTGTACTGTCTGAATGAGCTAAAACTGGGCTGTTGGTACTTGGTTGTATCAGTGGCTTTGTGCAGACTGAGCtggaaggaagagggaggaaattGGGAAAGCAATGATGTGCAACGTTAATATAACAACAAAATCATAAACACAAACAGGTCATTTAATTCTAAGCATTTATGCTTCGTAATTGGATTTCATGCAGGTGTGTGACTATGGCTATGGAACTCATTATGAGCACTTGaatagttgtttttgtttaatataGTGACGGTCTATGTTTAGTAATGAGGTAGACTGTGTACAGTAATGTTCTACTACCTGACTAACAACCATCATTTCCAAGAGCTGTGGGCAGTACATGAGTATAAAAGAGATGCTCTACTCAGCCATCTACCAAGGGCCTACACCCCAATGCAGATTACAGGGTAATGATATCGGGATTAGCTCCATATGAATGGAAAGTGTTCAAATACCTTGAGGGGGAAAGGCCTCATACATATACACATCCAGCACCCTCTGACATTTAGAACCTTGTCTATCAGTCAGACACTGGGGGGTGAATTCAACTAGGCTATCAATGGAATATGCCACCATTTTAAATGGGGTTTTAAATGTGCTTTGAATGAGAACATCAAAACAACACGTCAATCAATGTCACTGTGGCTCTGTTTACACTGAAGGCCTACAGAGTTGGAGCCTGTGGTCCCTGAGAACTCCATCCCAAGTGACTGTGGAAGCTTATAATAATGTTAAATGGCTGGAAGGGTGTAAAAGAAGGAATATTAGAAATCTAATAGAAGTCAGGGGCTTGTATACGAAATGACAGCTTGGTTGGAAATGTTCTGGTATTCTGTGCTTTATTTGAGGGGTTAGAGCACTCTAGAAGATTCTAAAAGGTTGGCTGGATGCTCCTGACCAGAACAGTGTGTGCTGTTTGATGGCTTCATTAGAGTagtggttgttgttgctgttttccAGCATTATGTAAACTAACATCAAGCCCTTTATCAGGAGCATCTAGATTCTAGAAGGTAAACACTAGGCTGCTTCAAACAGCagcacacgcacatacaaacacacacatgcacacacccaaaagaaaaatacaccaaCACGTGTGAGTAAATGCATATTAAACAAGGTTTAAATGAAGAAATCCAGTTCTTGGTAAGAGGGGGAGCCAGATGAAGACAGCCATCTTGGTGAGGTTGTGGTTCAGCTCTGTGTTGCACAGCAGAGACATTGCACTCGGTTGATCTACACATGCAATGCAACTACAATGCACCACAGCTCTgtccaacagacacacactaacatatagACCGTTATGTAGTACACACAGATCAAATCCACACATATCAAATCCACTGACTATGTGGTCTTGTGTGGTTCAGACCGGTGACTGAACATGGTGATTGCTACACCTTGTGATTCTCAGTAAGACCAGGCCATTTCTGTATTTTAGCCACTAGAGGGCTATCCCAGCTTGGCCTGTGAGGAGAGCTGGTATTGAagccaggggagggagagggactgaGGAGGAACATGTCATCATCCCTTGTGTTCATGGACAGCTCTGATGGCTGATACCTCTGCTCTGTGGAAGCCATTCCTGCGAGGGAGACATGATGAAAGATGAGCATCCTAGTCACCACAGATTAGAGAATGTATTATCAGAAAATGTTGTCAGTGCATGCAGTCTGAATCCTGACAAACGCATCCTGCTTCTGCTATCACAAAGCCAGGGGTACACTCCAACTAGTTTGTTGATTCATCGTTTTATATTGTTTAACCACCCCCCGATTTAAAACACATCCGTTGCCTTTCTCTATTAATTGTGAGGCCTGGAGTGCGTCTGTTTTAGGACACTAacaccctaaccccctaacccacCCTAACCCTTAGCAGGTTCTTTAAAAGGATACAGTACGTCTATGTTAGGACAAACTGTACACATCATTACTTTCATCTTAGTTTCAATTGGTTGATGATATGATCAATACATTGCACTGGATAGGAAACTGCTCTCTGTAAAACATGGAAGTGAAACACGTTAGATATTCTAGTCATGATGAAATGACACACAAGCCGGGATTCAAAGAACACATCAAAATTACCTCAGGAGATCCAAAGTGGCATCAGGTATGAGTTAGGATTGTAGAACAGGACGGAGCAGAGTAAACCAAGCCTGAAACCAACACTGGGCAAAGTAACTGTGTGAACGAGTCTTTGTACTAGCCCAcacgagagacagaaagagagggagagaaagagtggctgacagagaaagagagagcatggtGGGAAAGTATGACACACCCCCTCTTATTTGACCGGGAAAACCGACcatagagagaggacagactgagAGAAGCCATGTTTTAGAATGAGGTGATTCCCATCAACCAATGGGAGAGCCCTggccccctcctcatcccccctcaGTGAAGAGCCAGAGAAGGCCTTGGGtttaggagggtgggaggggtttcTAGGCAAGGTAAATAGGATCTATATGACAACCTAACCTGCATTACTCTGGACTGGAATAATGGAAAACATTTACTAGCTAGCTATATAGACTAATACTGGATTACAAAGATGTGTTTTAGAAGTGTAGTACAGAAAGGCAAGAGCCAAAATACAATACACACTGCTAGTGTTTTATTGGAGTTCAACACATGCATGagtcggagagaaagagagagcagacagcaaGAAAAAGATGGCACACACTCATGAATGTACCTTTTACTATTTCCAAACAAATACATCGGTCTTTCAATAAGTGGGTATAGGGATGACaacattatatatataaatgaaaatgCTCTTAATTTTTGACAGTGTATGCTGGTGAAAGCATCCTAAAGCAGTCCTTTCCTTTAACTGTTGATACAAAGTGCTGTCAGCATTTATTCCACCAATAGCCTTGCCAGGGATACAGCCTGACCTTACGggtaaagtacacacacacacacacacacacacggaacgcAGTAAAAACACTGAATAAAACCCAAGAAACCCTTTCCACGGTGACAATATACACGTTGTTCAACAAACAAaaggacacacaaaaacaaacaagactCCCTTCTCAAAGGTAAAGTCATTAGCTAATGAGTCAACGTTTGCTACAATAAGATGTTTGTTGTTCACCGGATTCAAAACTCATCCTGGCGAATCCTCCCGAAGGATTTGCAAACACTGAAGCAGACGCAGAAGACTGGATGCTAGGAACCCTTTGAACTCCATAAACAGTAGCAATATTAAAACATCTTTCGACACAATCGACATggaaataataattcatttatCCCCACTCATAAAGTAATTAGTTAATTTCATTCTGTTTTTGTACaataaaacaatcattcaaATACTGCTAGATCAAGAAAATAATGCTTCATAAATTATTCCTACACTTGTGTCAATAACATTTTCTCATGTATTACAGCTAGCATATTCCTAGTGTCCCAAGACGTTCCCCTCATTGATAACAAGCATACAAAGTGGGCTGACGGTGGAGGGCGTACTAGTAGTGAGCTCATTGTGACTGCATAACTCGGTACAACAGTAGACGGTATCCCAGTCAAACTGACGGAGTACTATGttactggagggagagagggaacattCAGTTCAGAGTCCTTCCATGCCCATTTGAAAATCATGGATATAGTAGTGTTATTCTAAGAGGTGAAACAAGCCAAGCATGGGCTTTCTGCATACATGACAGAGAATTGCGCTGTAATGCCGTGTGAATGGTTTCTAAAAGAGAAATCAGGCACGTTACTTTGAATCAAGAGATAGATTTTGTTTGTAAGCCCTACAAAGccttcaacaacaaccaatCAACAGACACGCAAAACTTTGGTCCGTTAAACGCAGCAGGCGAGTGAGTTACAGCACGGCCATCAGACTGAGCTCCGTGTGAAGGCCGGCGTCACCAGGCCCGTGTCACCGGGCCCGTGTCACCAGGCCCGTGTCACCAGGCCCGTGTCATCAGGCCCGTGTCATCAGGCCCACCTGCTGGCTTGATGTACCCTCATCTCTATCCATGTTCATGACCTCCCTCATCTCATCAACAGGACTGGGCTAGTGTTTCAGCATGTGGATCAACACCAACGTGTTTGGACTCAAATGACTTGTTGGTTAGCCTGCAAGCCCTTCAGTCAACAGACCAGAGCCATGTGACTGAGGACCAGAGCCATGCGACTGAGGACCAGAGCCATGCGACTGAGGACCAGAGCCATGCGACTGAGGACCAGAGCCATGCGACTGAGGACCAGAGCCATGCGACTGAGGACCAGAGCCATGCGACTGAGGACCAGAGCCATGCGACTGAGGACCAGAGCCATGCGACTGAGGACCAGAGCCATGTGACTGAGGACCAGAGCCATGTGACTGAGGACCAGAGCCATGTGACTGAGGACCAGAGCCATGCGACTGAGGACCAGAGCCATGCATCGTCTAGTCATGTTAATGATTTTCATTCAGCCTCAATCTAGAAACAGTGCAATGgaaagcaaaaacaaaaaaatcctaTCTAGAGATAACTGAATTGACTGTCATCGATTCCTTTTCTAGACGGTTAGACACTTAAAGTTCAGCAGCTGATTGACTTCTCAAACGTTCTCTTCACACTGAACTCAAACTCCCTTTATCTGTCCCTTTAAAAGCTTGAttcaacacacgcacaaacacaaccttGCTGATTCTTGGTTCTACAGCGGACCCAGACCCAAAGCACCACAACAGCATTGAACCCCAACCGGCCCCAGGGGGATCTGAACCTGGACCAGAGACTGTGTAATGGACTTGGTTGGGGAGGGCAAGAATTATATacctaaaaaaaacaacacaataaaACAGTCCAGCATATTCCCTACTCATCATATCTCATGACTGTATATTTATGATGTTACTCCCCTACACTGGTGTCTTTACAGGTTCAATGCTAAGAACCAGTCCCTTTAGCTCTCAAGTTCCCTTTGACAAATGGAAGTTGAGTTTGATTGAATGGTGGGGGTTTGTCCGTGCATGCAACAAGGTGTTTTGAGGAATCGGCTCCAGAAATGGCTCCGTGTCACCAAGGCAGAACAGGGTGTctcatctgaaagagagagcagcCGGTCCAtccgacaggcaggcaggcagacagacagggtaggGTTGATGGTCTTGCAGGGTTCAGTGCGTTACAGCCATGCCAGACTGGTAGGTGTCTTCATCGGGTAGTGTATCAAAATGGACCAGTCGGTGGGAGTCGTTTGTAGTGTAGCAAATTCAACGGAAACACAAGTTTGTATGGGCTGACACgtgtgcgcacgcacacaaacacacacagaatcatcaGGTGGATGTTCCGGTTGGGGTGAGATGATGAGATGCAGAGGAGCAGATAGacggatggtgtgtgtgtgtgtgggtgggtgtgcacAGACACCCAGCACTCTGGGGCCAGTGCTGCTGGGCTGGTGGGGGTGAGAGACTGGGGGctcagggctggaggagaggagaggacaggtctACATGGCAAACAGGGAGTCCTCCGGCCTGCTGGCCTTCTTCCTGCTGCCTCCTGGCGTGCCTCCTGGCGTGCCCTGCCCTGCAGCTGGgtctccaccagggggcagtggcAGGCTGGGCACCATATCTGCAGCCttggccctctcctccaggaactTGTCGAACTCTGCAGGATGTAAGCGAACGGAAAACGGATGATTAGGGAAAGGTAAgggtgcagggggagagggtttggtctgggagagagacagcgggAGAAGGGAAAAGTATCTTACCCTCACTAGTCAcgccctcctccccttcatccCCTTGCTGTGGAGTAAAGGAAACTGGTTATATTCTTTCTTGAGAAAATCTGGAAAATCTTTCTTGAGAACCCCACACAAAATGTCTATTCATGGATCACCCCACCCTATATTCCATACTCATAGATCATTAGAAAAGGACAGACTTCCAAGGATTTAGTCGATGAAGAAGCTACAGTGACGCAGCTGTTCTCTATGCTGCAACTCACAGACAGCAGAGatagacccccacacacacaccccctccagaGAGATCTCTTCTCTGGACAATCACCACAATCCATTCACATTGGGCCTTTAGATTCCAGGGCCACACCATCATATGCAAGTTACAGCAACACCCCCATGCACCCAGCCTGGCAGGGCAGAGCCCTCCACACTGAGCCCGCCCACCACAACACACTGTGAGTAGCTGCACAGGAAGCTACGGTGGATCCTGACACGTGATTGGTTAGAAGGGGAACGGAAGGAGAAAAATGTTATGGTCAGCTCAAAAAcagagacgggagagagagagagaggcgagaaaAAACGAAGAGatgagaaggagaaaggaggaggagggagaaagaaaataagGAGGAAGGAAAAGGCAGAGGTAGAATCATGTCTCACCACATCAGCACCGAGCCACTCCTCTATGTCATCCATGACAGAGGACTGACCAACCAGAACCTAGGGCCAAACAGACATGtccccccaaaacaaaaacaaagaaaacataagaaacaaaaaaaaaggaaaaatcaaCTTAGGGCACACGTctaatgaaataaataaatgatttcAAACTGAaggaaaaaatgaaagaacttATGATGATATTAACACATTTGGTTGGCAATGGTGAGTTCAAATTCAGAGTACACCTCAACGCTCCTTAATGTTTGATGGAGCACTGTcaaagggacacacacacacacacacacactcatcatgcTTATTCCAGGCATGGCCCGAAATGGTGCGGAGAGATGACCAACTCATAGGCTGTTTAGAACAATATGCTGGGGTGTGGTGTGTAGAGGGCTGACTTCTAAGTAACTGGGAAGGTTATCAAGAAGAAGTACAGCAGAAACCACTCAAacaccaggccacacacacactggtgcacacaaacaccaggccacacacacacatctcatctGAAACAAAACACAGTTTGTTATCAGTTGCAGATAGGACCTGTTTGCATTTGCTAGCCTGTTTGCAGGTGGAGCAAGAGTAATGCCAGATAATATCGAGGTCTAGCCCAGATAATATCTAGGTCCAGCCCAGATAATATCTAGGTCCAGCCCAGGAAATATCTAGGTCCAGCCCAGGTAATATCTAGGTCCAGCCCAGGTAATATCTAGGTCCAGCCCAGGTAATATCTAGGTCCAGCCCAGGTAATATCTAGGTCCAGCCCAGGTCCTCCCAAACACTGAGCTAGGATGATGCACCGCTGTCTCCAGGTAACATGCAGGTCCACgataacacaacaacacagcaAGCGTCCAGGTAAcaccccagtccagccctggctCACTTACCCCTCCTGCAGTGGGCTGTCGTACctccagggtggggggcagcccCGCTCCTGGGACACTGTCCTCCACAGGAGCCCTGAGCCAGATGGGGGTCacaagagagggtgagaagggggGGCTGATATTATTCTGTATTGGTTCAAGGGAATCAACCAGTAATGAGCACAGTGACTAACTGAGCAGTAGGAAGCCCTCCCCAGCTGTCTGAGGGagcgagcagacagacagacagacacacacaccgacagacacacagacacacaggcagacagtcacacagacagacaggcagacacacagacagacagacacacacaccgacagacacacagacacacaggcagacacacagacagacagtcacacagacagacagacagacacacacacacacacagacagacagacacacagacagacagtcacacagacagacagtcacacacacacacacacagacagacacacagacacacagacagacagacgcctggcggctgacaggaagtgagaggtAGCGGCCGCATCCTTACGTCCTGCGTGGCTCCGTCGCGGCGCCGGTCCGGGTCTGGGCGAACATGTCAAAGTCGTCCTGGGCCGGAGGTTGGCAGCTGGGCAGGGAGCTCAGAGTGCCGCTCACGCTGTCAGCACCCACGTCtggcgagcacacacacacacacacagacagacacacacacacacacacacagatacacagactcACATTATTGTCGATACAAGGGATGGAAATCTGTCCCCAGCAGCTACAGAACACACAGAGTCATTAAGAGTGGCTGTGCTGTAATCAGAGCAGCAGCAGTACACACCGAGGCCAGCCAATCTGGAGGCCAGCGAGGCGGGGGACGAGGGCCTGGCAGCGGGGGcgctgagggaggggggcaggctgGAGGGCGGGAGGGCGTTCACCATGTTGCTGACCACGGCGGGAGAACCAGGGCCCAGGTCGATCAAGTTGTCCTCCGTGGCCTCGCTGAGCAcctgggggggagaagagagagggggatgaagggagggagacaaggacagagagaagtgACTCTCTCCATGTGTATGCTCCTCAGACAACAACTGAGCTACGCTCTGTCAAATGGGACTGTTTCAAGGTCAACAAGCAGGGATCAGTTCCAAACGGAACATGGCTCATTAGGTTTGGGACTGGGGAGACCCCGGGGCCGGCCGCTGTAAATCAGGAACAAACATCAGCAGCACAAGACAAGAAGGTATGGGCTGGGTTTGGGTGTGTTGGTCTGTAAGGGCAGGAAACAGCCCTCAGCTAACAGCAGAAGCATGGCAGGGTccacacagagcagagacagcAGGACATGGGCTTTCCTTAAGGGGGCGTACAGCAGCCTGCTGGACACTAACAAACCAGGAAGCTGGGCGGTCTCAACTTTCAAGGTTGTCTGACAGCAACACAGCCATTTACCACAACAACAACCTGAGTCCTGGGAGGCTTCCCCTTAAGGaacaaggagggggggggggggcaccagcaTATCCATTAGGACTGTCACTGCACTAGCCAGAACAAATGCCTGGTAAGCTGATGTTGCGTTGCTGTCTCGCAACTGACTGCTCAATATGCTAGCAGTTACTACAGTATATAGTTCAACTGGGTTAAAACGATGCCTGTGTCATTAATTCACAGCTCAAATTCAACACTTTTTCAATTCATTCTTTGACTTATTTTGTGGTAAAT
This DNA window, taken from Hypomesus transpacificus isolate Combined female chromosome 13, fHypTra1, whole genome shotgun sequence, encodes the following:
- the foxl3 gene encoding forkhead box L3, translated to MKQSNASQPGSEDMFDNSQYPYNCFNYDGDGYPSSSTDEDKKIGRPAYSYIALIAMAIQQSPDQRVTLSGIYEFIMRRFPFYRSNQRAWQNSIRHNLSLNSCFIKVPRTEGNEKGKGNYWSFAAGCESMLDLFENGNFRRRRRRRNMKMGFRDSGESFLRVDNNNSSDRISNNQHGPSGRRSDADSSPCPLTPSHRPTQPQIQLNPNQAHQNNKPESEIKFSIDYILSTPAPPLPGFRPPPPAPIHALEPQHLNLHFWTL